The DNA segment atactgtttttctcttcttttccatcctccATCCACAGCCTTTCCGTTTTATCCatttattgtttctattttctcgTTACACGTACCCTCCCTCTTCGCCCACTCTTCCCGAGGcggagaaaacaaacacacagcagaGTACctaattctctccttttttttcttttctcaggcGTGACGAGCAGTGTCGCGCACGTCTCGAGATAAAAGGAAACACGGAGAGATATACACACGATAAACGTTCTTGCAGACGGGGCTATCCGTGGCAGCCGTTCGTGTACGGCGTTCGCGGAGACGTTGATGCGCGCAGATGGTATCCATAGTTAAGAGAAAGTATGCGGAAGGTACGCTTGGGGTCGCCGATAAAACGCCCATGACTGAGATATGCGAGATACATCCGAATGAAgatgtggggggaagaaggggcttTCGGGGGAGAAAATAAACGCATAAACAGAGCCGCATGGATGGAGCGTTCCGATATGGCCGGTGCGTGCGACGGGAAGGgtaagggggcggggggcgggagtTAGGGGGCAGGTATgcaggaaagatttttttttatatacatatatatatatatatatatatatatatatatatatatatatatagagagagagagagagagagagagagagagagagagagagagagagagagagagagagagagagagagaggggggggagggaaagagatagagagagagagagagtcagagagagaggccGGGGCGCACGTGTCTGCTTCCTGGTGTTTATCCTCGGAATTAACGCTCAAGATGGCACGCCTGGCCAAGCTCAGCGGAGGTCGCGATGCACGCTATCGGACGAAGGTTGAAGGTTTGCGTTCGTGCTCAAAAGgcagaggcaggaaggaggagaagagggaggaaggaggaatagagagagggtaggaggagaagggggaggaaggaggagaaagggggtggaaggaggagaagcgagaggaaggaggagaagagggaggaaagaggagaagagggaggaaggaggagaaagggggaggaaggaggaagggcgggggcgaggacgggggtgggggcgagaggaggggcgcCAGGTGGAAGGACCGTAACCTTTGTCTTAATCTCGAGCATTAGGCGGCGACAACTTTTACAACGTGATAATGGCGCTGTTGTGCAGATGGGTTACGCAACAAGAACACATGGAGATGAAAAGCATGGGATAAAACATATATTAAGGCGACGCGAAACCGCCTGAACTTTTCGGGCAGCCGCCACAGCGTCGCCGCCAACCCGAGGAGTTCCAGCATCTGTGCCAAGGATCATGGGAACCACGTCGCCAAAGGCCCCATTTAAATGAATTAATATTCATATCGACATTCCCTTGCTAATACATCAAATCTTAGGCCTATCTGTGATTAATAAGTTTCGCATAGCTAGCCTTCCCGGGCTCGTGGACCCGCGACAGCCTTCCCATGTCAAAAGGGAAGCTTCGTTCATCGTGTCTGACAGCTGAAAGATTTTACATCCCACCTCCCTGTCATTATCCCTTTACACAACGCCCTGGCATCGACGTAAAACAGACCATAAAAAACATCAAGAGTCacccattccctcttttttcttaacCTTATAAGTGCATATTACACGAAATCATTTAACCTAACAGAGTGAATTCCCCGAATATCCCCGACGGTTTGAGCAATcccgccttttctcttttttttcattttctttacatcTACGATCCCTGTCCAAATATGccgccttttctcctttttttcttcttcttttctctacatCTACGATCCCTGTCCAAATATGCcactttttctcctgtttttcttcttttctttacatcgACGATCCCTGCCCAAATATGACTGACTCCCTCGCGTGCATGCCTCATCCCCTGCAATCTGGGTGTCGATGTTCTCCCGAAATGACATCAGCCACGCGATCCAGGAAGCAGGCAGGTGATTTACCTGgaatgtgggagtgtgtgtgggcggaCCAGGAGGCGAGAGCACTCAGGCCACGCTAAGGGAGTAGGCGTAACGCGAAGCAGGTTAGGTGGATcctgatagagggagagagagggtggaagagggaatgagagagaggggtgggcgagagaaaaggagatagagatagataaatagatggagagggagagagacagacagacagacagacagacagacagacagacagacagacagaaagagaaggagcaggaaatgagaaagagaaagacaaagaaaaagaaaaacagaaacaggtaaaaaaaaccaaagacagagaaaagagaaaaaaaaagatggaaagagagagagaaagagagagcatcagagtgaagggaaaggagagagcaggTGCCCACCAAAACACCCAGAGAGATCTTCCCTCAGAGAGAGTCTCCGTGTTCCCCATCAAGGGAAGGGGCACGGCCGATCCGTCACAGGAATCTGAACTCTCCTcgcaaatattttttaaaaagaatgagaaaatagctGATTTAGACGATGTTCAAGGGATAGAATGTTTATtttataagaaaatgagaaagaggagactggtgtaAAGAGGATgcagtgataatggtgaggatataAAAATGGCGCTTacaaaatgactataatgaaaacatTGATGGTTAGTACATAGATAAAGACGACAGCATAATAATTCTAGCGTAAATACGAACCTCATTGAAAATGACGATATTTAGAGTAATtcatctgtatgtttgtttattatacCTTAACGAGCTGCACTGGTTACATAAGAACTTTATTTAAGAGTTAATGCTGTAGCGAGAAACGAATCCTTTCTTTGGAATTGGTGTAACGTTCCAAAATTACTTCAAATCCCTTTCAAGACAACGGTATTTCCGCTGGCTTAAATTAGCCTATTTGATTCTCCGTATTGCGTttctgaacctttttttttttcatttcgagaCTGATATCGGGGTTCCAGCGATATCAAGGATGACGCTGATTTGGATGTGTAATTTTTTTCcttatagtttttgtttttctttgtatttatttcagAATGTTTCGTTCTTGAGATTCCGGTTTTGTGTGCATGATATTTGGTTTAAGTGTGGTGCGCGGTGACATGACTCCCCCGAAGCCAAAAACACTTATACGTacaagtgcatacacacacacacacacacacacacatacacacgcacacaaacagaaacacacgcacacacaaacacaaacacacacacacaggcctccCACTCCCCCCGTCCTACATATACCGGCACACACTAGATCCATCCCAAACAAAATGCAAAGCAAAGGGGCCACAAACAAGCAGATGAACGGAGGCCCCTAAGCCCAACAAACAAAGGGGCCACAAACAAACAGGGGAACGGAGGCCCCTGAGCTTCACAAACTAAGGGGCCACAAACAAGCAGATGAACGGAGGCCCCTAAGCTTCACAAACAAGCAGATGAACGGAGGCCCCTGAGCCCCACAAACTAAGGGGCCACAAACAAACAGGGGAACGGAGGCCCCTGAGCCCCATAAGTAAGGgagccacaaacaaacagatgaacgGAGCCCCACAAGCAAGGGAGCCACAAACAAACTGATGAACGGAGGCCCCTGAGCCCCACAAACAAAGggaccacaaacaaacagatgaacgGAGCCCCACAAGCAAGGGAGCCACAAACAAACTGATGAACGGAGGCCCCTAAGCTTCACAAACAAAGgggccacaaacaaacaaatgaacggaGCCCCACAAGCAAGGgagccacaaacaaacaacagcggCGCAGCGAGCGAGCCGGAGGGGAGGGCGGGCGACGGCGGAGTGGGCGGGTTACTATCTCTCGCCCACACCCTGACCCAGCGAGACAGCGGGCGTGTGGGCGCCGTGAAGGTGGTGGAGGCGAGGTTGCGATAAACGAACAATATTTACAACCGATTAAGTTAATAGGGTGATGGAGAGCAACGCAGGTGGAGGTggcgagagagataaggaaatagggatggagaaagggagggggagaaggagtggatgaaggaggtggtggaTCGAAGGTGGACAAGTGGATTGGCTGTGGCGAGTGAGGTGAAATTTATGGATTCACTTTTAACGATGCGTTGTTAAAACtagttctcttttttccctcctccaaaTTCCAAATGTAGTTACGACATTATCTTTTTAAAAGATGAACTAAATCTGTTTcatttgtcatcactgaagattaATTATCAGGATGAGCTGTTCAAATATTCAACACAGATTTTCGTATTATTTTTAGAATGGATTAAGACGAAATCAACAGAGAAGCGAAGCTACTTTGCAGGTGTTGCGCCACCTAACCTAGTACCCGAACGCGCCACTCAAACATGACACGTGGTCAGcttattatgcatatacatttgtttgAGTATACAGCGTGGGACGAAGCCGACTTCCACGTGGGAGGGTCCAGGgttacccccgccccctctcaccGACCCTCCTTCCCCGAAATCCTTACACTCCCCACCGAGGTCAAGGCGTGACGTCATAACTAGCGTGGGAGCCGAGCCAGGTAAGGGTTTGACTGACACAAGGTTGAGCCTCCTGCCCTTACAGATATTTCACAAACTGAGGGTATCAGAggctctctcttactcacttgctctctctctctctctctctctctctctctctctctctctctctctctctctctctctctctctctctctctctctctctctctctctctctctctctctttacccacccacccctctctctctttacccacccccccccttctctttatctctctttctaccccctctctcactcactcactcactcactcactcactcactcactctctctctctctctctctctctctctctctctctctctctctctctctctctctccccctccccctctctctctttctatctttctctctctctgcctctccgtaCCTTGGCATCGAGATATTGTGCAATGGAGTCGTGTGTGGGAGCATAGACGTCCGTGGGTACGTGATGGGTACGTGATGTGAATTTCGTATGAATTCTGTTGTGTTCCTTGGCGTCTTCGTTTGCTTTATGACATGCCCTTGCCTCCTTTTGCTTCATCATGCTTATCCCTCCGTCtgtggggtctctctctctctctctctctctctctctctctctctctctctctctctctctctctctctctatctatcaatctttatctatctatctacctctctatctctctatctctctcggtctatctatctatctatctatctttatctttatctctccctctccctctccctctccctcctcccctcccctcccctcccctctccatctccctctccctccctcccctcgctcgctcgctttctatGTCACACCCACACACTATGTATGGGtgtcctctcttttattctccccttctGTTTCTGCCTCTACAGCCTAGTATTGCCATCATCACAACTAtcagcagtactagtagtagtagtggtagtagtagtaggaggaggaggggtctattaatactgctattaacattattattatttctactacaactattcatctattcatatacgaAACGCTCATTTACATATcgtaaactcactcacacacacacacacacacacacacacacacacacacacacacacacatacacacacaccatacatacatggAAGCACCAGTCTTTTCGAGAGAAAGTCTTGGCAAAATTGGTCcattaaaacagtaaaagcatCCAAGAAAATCACGTGACTGGACAGGGGATCAAAGCTATTTCATTTACGCGCCAAAAAAAACTGTCTTGGGAATTCTTGTCGTTTCTTACACATGACTtgatttttttatccttattttctaatctatttatttatttggatcaacaacaagaacaaaaccacTTCCACGATATTCCGTTTcaaaaatatttacatgtattggaaaaaaaatactaaaaaataacaataaaaatactcgATCAACGATTAAATACTAATGGCCGCGATAATAagaccaaaaaagacaaaaaaatagcgGAAAAAATGGACATCTATCACCAACTTCTACCGATTACGGCCATATTAACATCACTCCTTGACAGATGAAGTCACTACGCTAATCTAAAGTCTCCTTTTGGCCCTGGACTTCATTTTGCGTATTTATGAGATGCGTCGAGATGAATGGgatgtgtcttcctctctctcgggaAAACAAGTAAACATGTCTTCAAGGCGCGAGAGATTTCGCTTGGGCTCGCGCTcgcttgcaattttttttttctctctcttttctgtttctttgtctttctttcttgtgttttctctctctctctctctctctctttgttgttgtgtttgtttctttgtttttctttcttgtgttttttttttctctctctctttgttgtagtgtttgtttctttgtcttcctttcttgtgttttctcgtttttaataattctttcttttttgtttgtctctagctcttttttcttcctttctattttctcttattctctttctttctctctatttctccctccctcctccctccgtccctccctcctctctctctctctctctctctctctctctctctctctctctctctctctctctctctctctctctctctctctctctctctctctctctctctctctctctctctctctctctatttccctttggatctctcatgaaaataaataaaacaggcgCAAGAGTTTTTCGCAAGAGTTtgcattttcctccctctttctttttcatttccttctctctttctctctctctctttcacacacacacgcactcacaaacacacacacacacacacacacacacacacacacacacacacacacacaacacacacacacacacacacacacacacacacaccaacaacgcTCATAAAAACAGCATAATACTagcaacaatcataacaaaaccTACAAGCAAACAAGACACAACCCAAAGCCTCGGCCATAACCAGGTAACGAAGCTGTCACTCAAGAGCCTCCTGCTTCTAGACACTTCTCTCCCACGCAGGCACAGACACGCCGGCCGCGTCTGCCTGCAAGCGCTTTCGCATTTGCATACCGCATCCTGGAGTCGCAGCTCCTCCTCTCCCAGCAGGTGAGCGCACGCCAGCCTCgtcggggagtgggatggggggagggggaggggagcttcGGATTAGCCGCCTTAGAGCTGTCCTTTAGGATGTCGTCGCCTCCGAATCTCTGCTTTCGTCGCCTCCGAATCTCTGCTTTCGTCGCTTCTGAATCTCTGCTTTCGTCGCCTCCGAATCTCTGCTTTTGTCGCCTCCGAATCTCTGCTTTCGTCGCCTCCGAATCTCTGCTTTCGTCGCCTCCGAATCTCTGCTTTCGTCGCCTCCGAATCTCTGCTTTCGTCGCCTCCGAATCTCTGCTTTCGTCGCCTCCGAATCTCTGCTTTCGTCGCCTCCGAATCTCTGCTTTCGTCGCCTCCGAATCTCTGCTTTCGTCGCCTCCGAATCTCTGCTTTCGTCGCCTCCGAATCTCTGCTTTCGTCGCCTCCGAATCTCTGCTTTCGTCGCCTCCGAATCTCTCTGCTTTCGTCGCCTCCGAA comes from the Penaeus vannamei isolate JL-2024 chromosome 8, ASM4276789v1, whole genome shotgun sequence genome and includes:
- the LOC138862357 gene encoding probable splicing factor, arginine/serine-rich 7, translating into MKKAERFGGDESRDSEATKAEIQKRRKQRFGGDESREIRRRRKQRFGGDESRDSEATKAEIRRRRKQRFGGDESRDSEATKAEIRRRRKQRFGGDESRDSEATKAEIRRRRKQRFGGDESRDSEATKAEIRRRRKQRFRSDESRDSEATKAEIRRRRHPKGQL